One part of the Sorangiineae bacterium MSr11954 genome encodes these proteins:
- the pilM gene encoding pilus assembly protein PilM, with amino-acid sequence MPIWVGIDIGKSAVKVAAIRSSYRKTALVGLASVDIPVDRPSTLLTPPMGTQALGLDPSAPFGASLPSAAPLGSGAPITSAAAALSGLSSASAAAVSSIGPGVSGAPEGAADDASASSREQVAQAIREAVAMALGKAGNGDGVAAAIDGAKVMSRVLPIPASAQKQLAEVLPFELEAQVPFELDGSVFDYRVLTALRSLPGADPAMLPVLASVSRITEVRERIDLVKHAIGAEPERVGVGLLPLANWIPFSPALAEPGPLVVVDLGTLSSDILILRSGEPVFTRTISQGTAGLPETAPRLAREIRLTLAAYRATGGDSATRVYLCGGGAFVSGAESFLSNELETEVAVLPPPPIDYEVPQADQVRQLARYAKAIGLALGLGTRPLGLDLRKGPLAYERGFGWIRERIPVLAGLGAVIAVSFFFSACTQLYALGKESETVEKALATVTKEVLGEETTSPERANELLSQQTGADDDPMPHADAFDVMVRLSEAIPVSMTHDIEDLDVQKGHVSIHGIVGSMADAQSIVTSLKSEPCFSDVQIKRIDQVVGKEDRKKYGLEFDLKCPEDQKGKKKDPQAGTAPAASSASGGK; translated from the coding sequence ATGCCGATTTGGGTCGGAATCGATATCGGAAAGAGTGCCGTCAAGGTCGCGGCGATCCGATCGAGCTACCGCAAGACCGCCTTGGTCGGGCTGGCCAGCGTGGATATCCCCGTCGATCGCCCGAGCACGTTGCTCACGCCGCCCATGGGCACCCAGGCCCTGGGGCTCGATCCCTCGGCGCCGTTCGGGGCTTCGCTACCCTCGGCCGCGCCGCTCGGATCGGGCGCGCCCATCACATCGGCCGCGGCGGCCTTGTCGGGCTTGTCCAGCGCATCGGCGGCGGCCGTCTCGAGCATCGGGCCGGGGGTGTCGGGCGCGCCCGAAGGTGCGGCGGACGATGCGTCGGCCTCCAGCCGCGAGCAGGTGGCGCAGGCGATTCGCGAGGCCGTCGCCATGGCGCTCGGCAAAGCGGGAAACGGCGATGGCGTGGCGGCGGCCATCGATGGCGCCAAGGTCATGTCGCGGGTGCTGCCCATCCCCGCCAGCGCGCAGAAGCAGCTGGCCGAGGTGCTCCCCTTCGAGCTCGAGGCGCAGGTCCCGTTCGAGCTCGATGGCTCGGTCTTCGATTACCGCGTCCTCACGGCGCTGCGTTCGCTCCCGGGCGCCGATCCCGCGATGCTCCCCGTTCTGGCGTCGGTCTCGCGCATCACCGAGGTGCGCGAGCGCATCGACTTGGTGAAGCACGCCATCGGCGCGGAGCCCGAGCGGGTCGGCGTCGGCTTGCTCCCGCTGGCGAACTGGATCCCGTTCTCGCCGGCCCTGGCCGAGCCGGGGCCGCTGGTGGTGGTCGATCTGGGCACCTTGTCGAGCGACATTCTCATTTTGCGGAGCGGCGAGCCGGTCTTCACCCGCACCATTTCGCAGGGCACCGCGGGCTTGCCCGAGACGGCGCCGCGCCTGGCGCGCGAGATTCGACTCACCTTGGCGGCGTACCGCGCGACCGGCGGCGACTCCGCGACCCGCGTCTATTTGTGCGGCGGCGGCGCCTTCGTGTCGGGCGCCGAGTCGTTCCTGTCGAACGAGCTGGAGACCGAGGTGGCGGTCCTCCCTCCGCCGCCCATCGACTACGAAGTTCCGCAGGCGGATCAAGTGCGGCAGCTGGCGCGCTACGCCAAGGCCATCGGCTTGGCGCTGGGCCTCGGCACCCGCCCGCTCGGCCTCGATCTGCGCAAAGGGCCGCTGGCGTACGAGCGCGGCTTCGGCTGGATCCGCGAGCGCATCCCGGTGCTCGCCGGCCTGGGCGCGGTGATCGCGGTGAGCTTCTTTTTCTCGGCCTGCACGCAGCTCTATGCGCTGGGCAAAGAGTCGGAGACGGTGGAGAAGGCTCTGGCCACGGTCACCAAGGAGGTCCTCGGCGAGGAGACCACCAGCCCCGAGCGCGCGAACGAGCTGCTCTCGCAGCAAACGGGCGCCGACGACGATCCGATGCCCCACGCCGATGCGTTCGACGTGATGGTGCGGCTCTCGGAGGCCATCCCCGTGTCGATGACCCACGACATCGAGGATCTCGACGTGCAGAAGGGCCACGTGAGCATCCACGGCATCGTGGGCTCGATGGCCGACGCGCAGTCGATCGTCACCTCGCTCAAGAGCGAGCCTTGCTTCTCCGACGTTCAAATCAAGCGCATCGATCAGGTCGTCGGGAAGGAAGACCGCAAGAAGTACGGGCTCGAGTTCGACTTGAAGTGCCCCGAGGATCAAAAGGGGAAAAAGAAGGACCCCCAGGCCGGGACCGCACCGGCCGCGAGCTCGGCGAGTGGAGGTAAGTGA
- a CDS encoding type II secretion system F family protein: MAVFEYRGLVVATGKQVHGVRDADNAKVLRAALKREGILLTNAHEESSAEAEGRKNKLDLGAFFRRVSITDVAMMTRQLATLVMAGIPLVEAVAALTDQVEKLELKRVLTQVRDRLNEGISLAKALEPHPKIFPPLYVNMVAAGEASGTLEAVLERLSDFMEGQARLRSKVSSALAYPVLMLIIGSVLITVMMIAVVPKITSIFASLDRALPWYTSLLIFVSNTLKSNEMIGFIVMMGTMIAARKAMSAPQNGDEKEKPHGPRAKRPLGGAAIVAMALGVFVLVLFFYLESPLSYAIGLFIGFIVGLIVGKLIAYVATPAGRVWKDSFILKLPIFGPLFRMLAVARFSRTLATLLQSGVPLLKAMGIVRNVLGNARLEKVVEEATGSIREGESIAAPLRRSREFPPIVTHMIAVGEKSGQLEQMLENVARAYDTQVETRVQAMTSLLEPLIIVFMGGGVGFIAFSILMPLIQMNDFVQ, translated from the coding sequence ATGGCCGTCTTCGAGTACCGCGGTCTGGTCGTCGCCACCGGCAAGCAGGTGCACGGTGTGCGCGACGCAGACAACGCCAAGGTCCTCCGCGCCGCCCTGAAGCGCGAAGGCATCCTCCTCACCAACGCGCACGAGGAGAGCTCGGCCGAGGCCGAAGGGCGAAAGAACAAGCTCGATCTGGGCGCCTTCTTCCGGCGGGTCAGCATCACCGACGTGGCGATGATGACCCGGCAGCTCGCGACCTTGGTCATGGCGGGCATCCCGCTGGTGGAGGCCGTGGCCGCGCTCACCGATCAAGTGGAGAAGCTCGAGCTCAAACGGGTGCTCACCCAGGTGCGCGATCGGCTCAACGAGGGTATCTCGCTGGCCAAGGCGCTGGAGCCGCACCCCAAGATCTTCCCGCCGCTCTATGTGAACATGGTGGCCGCGGGCGAGGCGTCGGGCACCCTGGAGGCGGTGCTCGAGCGCTTGTCCGACTTCATGGAGGGGCAGGCCCGGCTGCGATCCAAGGTGAGCTCCGCGCTCGCGTACCCGGTGCTGATGCTCATCATCGGCTCGGTGCTCATCACCGTCATGATGATCGCCGTCGTGCCGAAGATCACCAGCATCTTCGCCAGCCTCGATCGCGCGCTGCCTTGGTACACCTCGCTGCTCATCTTCGTGTCGAACACCCTGAAGTCGAACGAGATGATCGGCTTCATCGTGATGATGGGCACCATGATCGCCGCGCGCAAAGCCATGAGCGCGCCGCAGAACGGCGATGAAAAGGAGAAGCCGCACGGGCCGCGCGCCAAGCGCCCGCTCGGCGGCGCCGCCATCGTGGCCATGGCGCTGGGCGTGTTCGTGCTGGTGCTCTTCTTCTATCTCGAGTCGCCGCTCTCCTACGCCATCGGCTTGTTCATCGGCTTCATCGTGGGGCTCATCGTCGGAAAGCTCATCGCGTACGTCGCCACCCCCGCGGGCCGCGTCTGGAAGGACTCGTTCATCCTCAAGCTGCCCATCTTCGGCCCGCTCTTTCGCATGCTGGCGGTGGCGCGCTTCTCGCGCACCCTGGCCACCTTGCTCCAGAGCGGCGTACCGCTGCTCAAGGCCATGGGCATCGTGCGCAACGTGCTCGGCAACGCGCGCCTGGAGAAGGTCGTCGAGGAGGCCACGGGATCGATCCGCGAGGGTGAATCCATCGCCGCGCCGCTCCGGCGCAGCCGCGAGTTTCCGCCCATCGTGACCCACATGATCGCGGTGGGCGAGAAGAGCGGGCAGCTGGAGCAAATGCTGGAGAACGTCGCGCGCGCGTACGACACGCAGGTGGAGACCCGCGTGCAAGCGATGACCAGCCTGCTCGAGCCGCTCATCATCGTCTTCATGGGAGGCGGGGTCGGCTTCATCGCGTTCTCGATCTTGATGCCCCTCATTCAGATGAACGATTTCGTGCAATAA
- the gspM gene encoding type II secretion system protein GspM — MASPRALLERLNLNPREQRLVSLLAVVVLLLVFLGIPIFVESMILSRRSAVSDARAALDAVQGARGQLRDRQAKKEAVASRYQNKAPALAGFLEQTARAQKLEVTDSVDRPEVPIGAGKRYIERSTIIHVKKAGMYAIAKFLESIERSGHPILISRLNIRKRVSDPDSFDMELGISAYDHVTPSPAGGAKKAEEKTQ; from the coding sequence ATGGCCAGCCCCCGTGCGCTCCTCGAACGTCTCAACTTGAACCCGCGCGAGCAGAGGCTCGTCTCCTTGCTCGCGGTGGTGGTGCTCCTCTTGGTGTTCCTCGGCATCCCCATCTTCGTCGAGAGCATGATCCTCTCGCGCCGCTCGGCGGTGTCCGACGCCCGTGCCGCGCTCGACGCCGTGCAAGGCGCGCGCGGTCAGCTGCGCGATCGGCAGGCCAAGAAAGAGGCGGTGGCGAGCCGCTATCAGAACAAGGCGCCGGCGCTGGCGGGTTTCCTCGAGCAGACGGCCCGCGCCCAGAAGCTGGAGGTCACCGACTCGGTCGACCGGCCCGAGGTGCCGATCGGGGCGGGCAAGCGCTACATCGAGCGGAGCACCATCATCCACGTGAAGAAGGCCGGCATGTACGCGATCGCCAAGTTCCTCGAGAGCATCGAGCGGAGCGGGCACCCCATCTTGATCTCGCGCCTGAACATCCGCAAACGCGTCTCCGATCCCGACTCCTTCGACATGGAGCTCGGCATCTCCGCCTACGATCACGTCACGCCGTCGCCCGCGGGCGGCGCGAAAAAGGCCGAGGAGAAGACACAGTGA
- a CDS encoding prepilin-type N-terminal cleavage/methylation domain-containing protein encodes MTKRSHARGMTLLEIVVSMAILAMIALLIYGAVDSLSRGKKAEALRNERSRQGRTAILRMSREISAAFISQHMPTNIALRTRETLFIGTSSGSQDRVDFTAFAHRRTEADSKESDQSEISYFLARDPDHDGKMDLVRREQSPIDTDARRGGVVNVLAEDVESFDIRYLDPQTSQWVESWDTTQTATGQGARLPLEVHFKLVLANPPPGVEKTYTTKVALLMLQPLSFGIPR; translated from the coding sequence ATGACCAAGCGATCGCACGCGCGCGGCATGACCTTGCTGGAGATCGTCGTCTCCATGGCGATCCTCGCCATGATCGCGCTGCTCATTTACGGCGCGGTCGACTCCCTGAGCCGCGGAAAGAAGGCAGAGGCGCTGCGCAACGAGCGGTCGCGCCAGGGGCGCACGGCGATTTTGCGCATGTCGCGCGAGATCTCCGCCGCGTTCATCTCGCAGCACATGCCGACCAACATCGCGCTGCGCACGCGCGAGACTTTGTTCATCGGCACCAGCAGCGGCTCGCAGGACCGCGTGGACTTCACCGCCTTCGCCCACCGGCGCACGGAGGCCGACTCGAAGGAGTCGGACCAGTCGGAGATCAGCTACTTCCTCGCGCGCGATCCGGACCACGACGGCAAGATGGATCTGGTGCGCCGCGAGCAGTCGCCCATCGATACGGACGCGCGCCGCGGCGGCGTGGTCAACGTGCTGGCGGAGGACGTGGAGAGCTTCGACATCCGCTACCTCGATCCCCAGACGAGCCAGTGGGTCGAGAGCTGGGACACGACGCAGACCGCGACCGGGCAGGGGGCTCGTCTGCCGCTGGAGGTCCATTTCAAGCTGGTGCTCGCCAACCCACCGCCAGGGGTCGAGAAAACCTACACCACGAAGGTGGCGCTGCTCATGCTGCAGCCGCTCTCGTTCGGGATCCCGCGATGA
- the gspE gene encoding type II secretion system ATPase GspE produces MAEERFMGELLARRGVVPVERLEGLFAIQKEKGGSLVDLLIDSQITDEITVGRVLAEEAELPFVERIESDKIPTALATRVPIAFAKQHKIVVVHEDDYAMHAIVADPFDTAALDDLRLLFGKPVEANVAPGEQVVDAINRVYERVAGGGELETDEADVTEEDAASDILDSDDEAPVIRWVNSLFLQAMKERASDIHIEPEEKEVLVRYRIDGDLYIKRRAPRTFMNSIVSRIKIESALNIAEKRLPQDGRITKKIAGKSFDIRVSTIPTSRGYERIVMRLLNKSSVLLDLPDLGFSHRDYTLMDGLIRRPDGIILVTGPTGSGKTTTLYACINRINRPDLNILTAEDPVEYEIGGIHQVHVQPKIGLTFASALRAFLRQDPDVVMVGEIRDKETVEIAINASLTGHLVLSTIHTNDAAGAVTRMVDMGVEPFLIRSSVIGILAQRLVRVLCPHCKEPYAAEDFELEELGLTQERIRMRNSRTNIAGTRYFPRTVTEPDLLTLAPGSRPTFYRQKGCARCANTGFSGRRGIYELLLMDDAVGPLILKNADAQALKRAALEQGMDSLRDDGARKVILGLTTVEEVLAATQEDVGVNEIATVSAVPMPAAVRTAS; encoded by the coding sequence ATGGCGGAAGAGCGTTTCATGGGAGAGCTGCTCGCGCGTCGAGGCGTGGTCCCGGTGGAGCGCCTCGAGGGCTTGTTCGCCATTCAGAAGGAGAAGGGTGGCTCCCTGGTCGACCTCTTGATCGACAGCCAGATCACGGACGAGATCACGGTGGGCCGCGTGCTCGCGGAGGAGGCGGAGCTCCCGTTCGTCGAGCGCATCGAGTCGGACAAGATCCCCACCGCGCTCGCCACGCGCGTGCCCATCGCCTTCGCCAAGCAGCACAAAATCGTGGTGGTGCACGAGGACGACTACGCGATGCACGCCATCGTCGCCGACCCCTTCGACACCGCCGCCCTCGACGATCTGCGGCTGCTCTTCGGCAAGCCGGTGGAGGCCAACGTGGCCCCCGGCGAGCAGGTGGTCGACGCCATCAACCGCGTCTACGAGCGCGTGGCCGGCGGCGGAGAGCTCGAGACCGACGAAGCCGACGTGACCGAGGAGGACGCCGCGAGCGACATCCTCGACAGCGACGACGAGGCCCCCGTCATCCGCTGGGTCAACTCGCTCTTCCTGCAGGCGATGAAGGAGCGCGCGAGCGACATTCATATCGAGCCGGAAGAAAAAGAGGTCCTGGTCCGCTACCGCATCGATGGAGACCTCTACATCAAACGGCGCGCGCCGCGCACGTTCATGAACAGCATCGTCTCGCGCATCAAGATCGAGAGCGCGCTGAACATCGCCGAGAAGCGCCTCCCGCAAGACGGCCGCATCACCAAGAAGATCGCCGGCAAGAGCTTCGACATCCGCGTCAGCACCATCCCGACCAGCCGCGGCTACGAGCGCATCGTCATGCGTCTGCTCAACAAGTCGAGCGTCTTGCTCGACCTGCCCGATCTGGGCTTCAGCCACCGCGACTACACCTTGATGGACGGGCTCATTCGCCGCCCGGACGGCATCATCTTGGTGACGGGGCCCACCGGCTCCGGAAAGACCACCACGCTCTACGCGTGCATCAACCGCATCAACCGCCCCGACTTGAACATCCTCACCGCCGAGGATCCGGTCGAGTACGAGATCGGCGGCATCCACCAGGTGCACGTGCAGCCCAAGATCGGGCTCACCTTCGCGAGCGCGCTACGCGCCTTCCTCCGCCAGGATCCGGACGTGGTCATGGTCGGTGAGATCCGCGACAAGGAGACGGTGGAGATCGCGATCAACGCGTCGCTCACCGGTCACTTGGTGCTCTCCACCATCCACACCAACGACGCCGCCGGCGCCGTGACCCGTATGGTGGACATGGGGGTCGAGCCGTTCCTCATCCGCTCCAGCGTCATCGGCATCTTGGCGCAGCGCCTGGTGCGCGTCCTCTGCCCGCACTGCAAGGAGCCCTACGCGGCCGAGGACTTCGAGCTGGAGGAGCTCGGCCTCACCCAGGAGCGCATCCGCATGCGCAACTCGCGCACCAACATCGCAGGGACCCGGTACTTCCCGCGCACGGTGACGGAGCCGGACCTTCTGACCCTCGCGCCCGGCTCTCGCCCCACGTTCTACCGCCAAAAAGGGTGCGCCCGCTGCGCGAACACGGGGTTCTCCGGCCGGCGCGGCATCTACGAGCTGCTCTTGATGGATGACGCCGTGGGCCCGCTCATCCTCAAGAACGCCGACGCGCAAGCGTTGAAGCGCGCGGCCCTCGAGCAAGGCATGGACAGCTTGCGCGACGACGGCGCCCGCAAGGTCATCCTCGGCCTCACCACGGTGGAGGAGGTGCTCGCGGCCACGCAAGAGGACGTCGGGGTCAACGAAATCGCCACGGTCTCCGCCGTGCCCATGCCCGCCGCCGTGCGCACGGCAAGCTGA
- a CDS encoding type II secretion system protein GspK, whose amino-acid sequence MRERGIALIMVLGSIAVLTVMLAEFQDETSTELAAALADRDGVQAEYMARSAVNLARLLLASEPTMRTAVAPLFMMMKKTPPQLPVWEFSDRILGAFNDQEGASSFSSTVGIDLSLGKNLGMPGGRFELAIVDEDSKINVNLGASNDIAHLRLAREIMGLIAPLQFSPLFEQKDKSGTTHDRLSTCSAIIDWADVDEGMFDCNVSTSASGSVGVEDAYYQLLPKPYRRKNAPYDSLDELRMARGVGEDFWATFVDPEPENPKKRIMTVWGQGAINVNTANAQTLLAVICSGAPRAEICNDAMQASTFLTGVTMARAVTMGAPLFGSADDFMGAMQGKGQLGPLLQGMGMKPVQFQAPGEFKNSISTESKMFSIYAVGVIKGYKRETRTAIHAVVDFRSAPQLGTGTGTGTGTTPGQTPPPGQSQTPPPTTGNPQTDAILAATKPSTGGQVVYFRIE is encoded by the coding sequence GTGCGGGAGCGCGGCATCGCGCTCATCATGGTGCTCGGATCCATCGCCGTGCTCACCGTGATGCTGGCCGAGTTCCAGGACGAGACCAGCACCGAGCTGGCCGCGGCGCTGGCCGATCGCGATGGCGTGCAGGCCGAGTACATGGCCCGGAGCGCGGTGAACCTGGCGCGGCTGCTCTTGGCGTCCGAGCCCACCATGCGCACGGCCGTGGCGCCGCTCTTCATGATGATGAAGAAGACCCCGCCGCAGCTCCCGGTCTGGGAGTTCTCGGATCGCATCTTGGGGGCGTTCAACGATCAGGAGGGCGCCAGCAGCTTCTCCAGCACGGTGGGCATCGATCTCTCGCTCGGCAAGAACCTCGGCATGCCGGGCGGCCGCTTCGAGCTGGCCATCGTCGACGAGGACTCGAAGATCAACGTGAACCTCGGCGCCTCGAACGACATCGCGCACCTCCGTCTGGCGCGCGAGATCATGGGCCTCATCGCGCCGCTGCAGTTCTCCCCGCTGTTCGAGCAGAAGGACAAATCGGGCACCACGCACGATCGCCTGTCGACGTGCTCGGCCATCATCGACTGGGCCGACGTGGACGAAGGCATGTTCGACTGCAACGTGAGCACATCGGCGTCGGGGAGCGTCGGCGTGGAGGACGCGTACTACCAGCTCCTGCCCAAGCCTTACCGCCGCAAGAACGCGCCGTACGACTCGCTCGACGAGCTGCGCATGGCGCGCGGGGTGGGCGAGGACTTTTGGGCCACCTTCGTCGATCCGGAGCCGGAGAACCCGAAGAAGCGGATCATGACCGTGTGGGGGCAAGGCGCCATCAACGTGAACACCGCCAACGCCCAGACCCTGCTCGCGGTCATCTGCTCGGGCGCGCCCAGGGCGGAGATCTGCAACGACGCGATGCAAGCCTCCACCTTCCTCACCGGGGTGACCATGGCGCGCGCCGTCACCATGGGCGCGCCGCTCTTCGGCAGCGCCGACGACTTCATGGGCGCGATGCAGGGCAAAGGCCAACTGGGGCCGCTGCTGCAAGGTATGGGCATGAAGCCAGTGCAGTTCCAGGCGCCGGGCGAGTTCAAGAACAGCATCTCCACCGAGAGCAAGATGTTCTCGATTTACGCGGTGGGCGTGATCAAAGGCTACAAGCGCGAGACGCGCACCGCGATCCACGCGGTGGTCGACTTCCGCAGCGCGCCGCAGCTGGGCACGGGGACGGGCACCGGTACCGGCACCACGCCGGGCCAGACCCCGCCGCCGGGACAAAGCCAGACGCCACCGCCCACCACCGGCAACCCCCAGACCGACGCGATCCTGGCCGCCACCAAGCCCAGTACCGGTGGACAAGTCGTTTACTTTCGAATCGAATAG
- a CDS encoding type II secretion system protein GspG: protein MGFAMARRRESTVFFPWEKKRGVLGVIGRARGRLLLSVVAVAAFVALVWGREEHAASLRATRASLTTTIRAVTAYRADHAGKCPRSLSDLVAGGYTRDIPIDAWGRPLRLTCPGRRDAANFEVSSDGPDGLPGGLDRVE, encoded by the coding sequence GTGGGATTTGCAATGGCGCGGCGACGGGAATCAACGGTCTTCTTCCCCTGGGAAAAGAAGCGAGGCGTGCTCGGGGTGATCGGCCGGGCGCGCGGCCGCCTCTTGCTCTCGGTGGTGGCCGTGGCTGCATTCGTCGCGCTGGTGTGGGGGCGGGAAGAGCACGCGGCGTCGCTCCGCGCCACGCGGGCCAGCTTGACCACGACCATCCGTGCCGTCACGGCCTACCGCGCCGACCACGCGGGCAAGTGCCCAAGGTCGCTGTCGGATCTGGTGGCGGGTGGTTACACGCGCGACATCCCCATCGACGCCTGGGGCCGTCCGCTGCGGTTGACCTGCCCGGGGCGGCGCGATGCAGCAAACTTCGAGGTATCGAGTGATGGGCCCGACGGGCTTCCGGGAGGGCTCGATCGAGTCGAATAA
- a CDS encoding type II secretion system GspH family protein, translating to MTLIEILIVLAIIGLIAGGIAMTAIPKFADAQKQTTKTSAQSLRQAAALWRTMNAAECPTVDKLKAEKQLEASSKLSDAWDQPFKIICDDDETTVVSSGPDKKEGTPDDIRVPEGASTK from the coding sequence GTGACCCTCATCGAGATCCTGATCGTGCTCGCGATCATCGGGCTCATCGCGGGTGGCATCGCCATGACCGCGATTCCAAAGTTCGCCGACGCGCAGAAGCAAACGACGAAGACCAGCGCGCAGTCCCTCCGCCAAGCCGCGGCCCTCTGGCGCACCATGAACGCGGCCGAGTGCCCCACGGTGGACAAGCTGAAGGCCGAGAAGCAGCTCGAGGCCTCGTCCAAGCTGAGCGACGCGTGGGATCAGCCGTTCAAGATCATCTGCGACGACGACGAGACCACCGTGGTGAGCTCGGGCCCCGACAAGAAAGAGGGCACGCCCGACGACATCCGCGTACCCGAAGGCGCGTCGACGAAGTAA
- a CDS encoding prepilin-type N-terminal cleavage/methylation domain-containing protein has translation MRRGSTIQGEPLRPNPPPAGQGTKRRLARRGMTLVEILVVLVVIAMMMAGIIFGSGQVPSARLRASSSLITSAIKAGYTRSNAVSKSVRLVFDFESNTMWLEEANRPMVVQSKDLTGTGGADPATAAEQAAVAEGERIIKGPAAPRPQFLPVDKADLAAREPGGKRPLPRGITFREIQIAHDDQPRTEGRAYLYFWSGGQTERASIQVRIGKDEDDSQTLTLLVAPLTGKVTVKSGPVALKIPDDKEASEREETSP, from the coding sequence ATGCGACGCGGCTCCACCATCCAGGGAGAACCCCTCCGCCCAAACCCTCCCCCCGCGGGGCAGGGCACGAAGCGGCGCCTCGCTCGGCGGGGCATGACCTTGGTGGAGATCCTCGTCGTGTTGGTGGTCATCGCCATGATGATGGCGGGCATCATCTTCGGATCGGGGCAGGTGCCGAGCGCGCGGCTTCGGGCGTCGAGCAGCTTGATCACGAGCGCCATCAAAGCGGGCTACACGCGCTCCAACGCGGTCTCCAAGAGCGTGCGGCTGGTGTTCGACTTCGAGTCGAACACCATGTGGCTCGAGGAGGCGAACCGTCCGATGGTGGTCCAATCCAAGGATCTCACCGGCACCGGCGGAGCCGATCCGGCGACCGCGGCCGAGCAAGCCGCGGTGGCGGAAGGGGAGCGCATCATCAAAGGACCCGCCGCCCCGCGCCCGCAGTTTTTACCCGTCGATAAGGCCGATTTGGCGGCGCGCGAGCCGGGGGGCAAGCGCCCGCTCCCGCGCGGCATCACCTTTCGGGAGATCCAGATCGCGCACGACGACCAGCCGCGCACCGAGGGCCGCGCGTACTTGTACTTCTGGTCCGGCGGGCAGACCGAGCGCGCGTCGATCCAAGTGCGCATCGGCAAGGACGAGGACGATTCGCAGACGTTGACCCTCTTGGTCGCGCCGCTCACGGGCAAGGTCACCGTCAAGAGCGGGCCGGTTGCGCTCAAGATCCCCGACGACAAAGAAGCGTCGGAGCGCGAGGAGACGAGCCCGTGA